The Orcinus orca chromosome 16, mOrcOrc1.1, whole genome shotgun sequence genome includes a window with the following:
- the LOC101272762 gene encoding translocon-associated protein subunit gamma-like, translating into MTLSRYGADDTPCQGMLWESSSSGASEAFRWLPLPGSAPDSALPSRGCGSTVAPKGGSKQQSEEDLLLQDFSHDLLAKSLVHFFGSAFIVSAIPVWLHWRIWHVGLTQSAVLYSVVTLVSTYLVAFVYKTVKFVLKHKVAQKREDAVSKEMTRKLSEAGNGKMSRKEKDERVLWKKNEVAVYEATTFSIFYNNNTLFLVLVIVVSFFILKNFNPTVNYILSISASSGLIALLSSGSK; encoded by the exons ATGACTCTAAGTAGATATGGTGCTGATGATACTCCCTGCCAGGGGATGctttgggagtcttcctccagTGGGGCATCTGAAGCATTCCGCTGGCT GCCTCTGCCCGGCTCGGCGCCTGACTCGGCCCTCCCGTCTCGTGGCTGCGGTTCCACCGTGGCTCCCAAAGGCGGCTCCAAGCAACAGTCCGAAGAGGACCTGCTCCTGCAGGATTTCAGCCACGACCTCTTGGCCAAGTCCTTGGTGCACTTCTTCGGGAGCGCCTTCATCGTGTCTGCCATCCCCGTCTGGTTACATTGGCGAATATGGCACGTGGGTCTTACTCAGTCTGCTGTTCTGTATAGCGTGGTGACCCTAGTAAGCACTTATTTGGTAGCCTTTGTATACAAAACCGTGAAATTTGTTCTCAAGCACAAAGTAGCACAGAAGAGGGAGGATGCTGTTTCCAAAGAAATGACTCGAAAACTTTCTGAAGCTGGTAATGGAAAGATGTCTCGGAAGGAAAAAGATGAAAGAGTCTTGTGGAAGAAGAATGAAGTTGCTGTTTATGAAGCCACAACATTTTCCATCTTCTATAATAATAACACCCTATTTCTGGTCTTGGTCAttgttgtttccttctttatattgAAGAACTTCAACCCCACAGTGAACTACATTTTGTCCATAAGTGCTTCCTCGGGCCTCATCGCCCTCCTGTCTTCTGGCTCCAAGTAG